From the Montipora capricornis isolate CH-2021 chromosome 2, ASM3666992v2, whole genome shotgun sequence genome, one window contains:
- the LOC138030929 gene encoding uncharacterized protein F54H12.2-like, with product MASAHPLSAPGANSSLQLFDVPVTDVSIVSSKWIDYEPVQTGTNPIEFVIKPLADYIDINKTELRLVVKITKQDGSPTGDGKKYTLVNNALHSIIKQFTIKINETLVTEQSDTQAYNAYIKTLLNFTEQAKKSYLTKALYYKDTAGHMNEVDNTAESNEGLNRRATFTNNGAEVGLVGVPLCDVFNIDKLLLDGLEIKVKVDLNNDAFVLMAGETPNNCKLKVMSSTLRIRTVRVADSVKLEHVQIMQGHKGSAALPAIYTLTRTPTQARIIPQGVLNHTETDLFHGFIPQCIIFGLVRNDAFNGNLARNPFNFELFDLQDIRLTVNGEEMPYSALDLTGGKKIDGYNTLFSGSGDMNCGHGLDIDRVDWENGYGLFRFDLTPAGSGHPDHLIPHRTGNVNLYLKFGTQTNSVLNLIVYAEFQNQLEIDRNRRVVYDLTQGS from the coding sequence ATGGCATCAGCTCACCCTCTCTCAGCCCCTGGTGCGAATTCAAGTTTACAATTGTTTGATGTACCTGTGACAGATGTGTCGATTGTTAGCAGCAAATGGATCGATTACGAACCGGTTCAAACGGGAACTAATCCCATCGAGTTTGTCATCAAACCGTTAGCTGACTACATTGACATTAACAAGACAGAGCTGCGATTGGTAGTAAAGATTACCAAACAAGATGGATCGCCCACAGGGGATGGTAAGAAGTACACTCTGGTCAACAACGCCCTTCATTCCATCATCAAACAGTTTACCATCAAGATCAACGAAACGCTGGTAACAGAACAGTCAGACACTCAAGCATACAATGCTTACATCAAGACCTTATTGAACTTTACGGAACAGGCCAAGAAATCGTACTTAACCAAAGCTCTGTATTACAAAGACACTGCTGGACACATGAATGAAGTAGATAATACAGCAGAAAGTAATGAGGGTCTGAATAGAAGAGCCACATTTACTAACAACGGCGCAGAAGTTGGGTTGGTCGGAGTACCTCTTTGTGACGTGTTTAATATTGACAAGTTGTTGCTTGACGGTTTGGAGATCAAAGTCAAAGTGGATCTGAACAACGATGCTTTTGTTCTCATGGCTGGGGAGACTCCAAACAACTGCAAACTAAAGGTCATGTCGAGTACGCTTCGCATACGCACAGTGCGTGTTGCAGACAGTGTGAAACTAGAACATGTACAGATCATGCAAGGTCACAAAGGGAGCGCAGCGCTACCAGCCATCTATACCCTAACCAGAACCCCTACGCAGGCAAGGATCATCCCTCAAGGAGTCTTAAATCACACTGAGACAGATCTATTCCACGGTTTCATTCCTCAGTGCATCATTTTTGGGCTCGTGCGAAACGATGCCTTCAACGGAAACCTTGCAAGAAATCCTTTCAACTTTGAGCTGTTTGACCTGCAAGACATTCGGCTGACTGTAAATGGAGAAGAAATGCCTTATTCTGCGCTGGATCTGACGGGTGGAAAAAAGATCGATGGTTACAACACGCTGTTTTCAGGAAGTGGAGACATGAATTGTGGGCACGGGCTTGACATTGATAGAGTGGATTGGGAGAACGGATACGGTTTGTTCCGTTTTGATTTGACACCGGCAGGAAGTGGACATCCCGATCATCTGATACCTCATCGAACGGGTAACGTGAACCTGTACCTGAAATTTGGAACTCAGACGAACTCAGTTCTGAATTTAATTGTGTACGCAGAATTTCAGAATCAGTTGGAAATTGATCGCAATCGTCGCGTGGTCTACGATTTGACACAAGGCTCTTAG